The Triticum aestivum cultivar Chinese Spring chromosome 5A, IWGSC CS RefSeq v2.1, whole genome shotgun sequence genomic sequence GCCTTATTTAATTCAAAAAAAGAATGCCAGCACTTGTGGGTTTAAAAAATCTTGCTGTTACATGAATAAAAAATTATTTGTGTTAAGAATGATAGAAAAAAAAGTTGAGCATTAATTTAGATTAGATAATTGTTGCTTGCGCGTGTAAAATAAATTAGTGCTATAAAAATTTAAAAGATTTTTTCCTAAACAGTATTTATATCTTAGTCTATGGTGTGATATGGATTGGTTGTATTTACTGTTTGTAATGTTCTTCCAGGAACAGCATTATAGTGAGGACGCTTGTGTCCCTTCGGATGATTGCATGAGCAAAAAAGATTCTGATGATGAGTTAACTGAAAATGAATCAAAACCAGAAGAGTACTTGTTCCCTACGCCAGATGAGATGGAGAATACAAGTACACCTGAAGTAGGGAAAGTATTCTCTAGTCTAGAAGAGGCTGTCAGATTTGTCAACATTTAtgctcatatcagtgggtttggtATCAAAAAAGGGAGGAATTACCGAAACAGGAAGATTACCATTTGCTGCTGCAAAAGTAGAAAAACAGAGCCCAATGCAGCAGGTGTGAGGAAGCGCAGGAGGAATATGGTCGTTAGGACAAATTGTCAGATGCATGTTACAGTAAGCTTACAAGATGGCAGATGGATTATTACTTCCCAAGATCTTGCACATAATCATGATTTGGTATGTTCGCCTACATTGACCAAATTCTTCCTAAGTCATAGGAGCATGAATGAAGCTGAAAAACTTCTCTCGAGGCTGTTACAAGAACATAGAATTAAGCCAAGGAAGATAATGAGTATTTTTAGGAAGCTGTCTGGTGGAAAATTGGGTAACATTACATTCGATGTCAAGAAGCTTGACAACCTGAAACAGGAAGATCGTGAAAAGAGAAGGAACACGGACATTGAACACACTCTGGAGTATATTGAAAAACTGCAGATTGACAAACCTGGTTTTGTATACAAGGCTCAAAGAAACGCATCCAACTCAATGCTTAGCTTGTTCTGGACAGACTCAAGATCAAGGCTGGACTATTTGCTGTTTGGAGATATAATATCATTTGATACAACGTTCAGCACTAATAAGTACAATATGCCCTTTGCACGATTATTGGAGTTAATGGCCACTCGAGAACAATTGTTTTTGGTTGGGCCCTTTTGCAGAATGAGCAGGCAGACACATTTAAATGGTTGTTTGAAACTTTTGTTGAAGTGATGGGTGGAAAAAAACCGAGAGTAGTACTTACTGATCAAGATGCTGCAATGAAGAAAGCTGTTCCAAAAGTGTTCCCAGATGCATTCCATAGGTTCTGTATTTGGCATGTTAGAAGGAAAGCAAGAGAAAATTTGGGTGCATACATGTCAATTAAGAAAGGAATGGAACAAGACCTTGACTATTGTATCATGCAGTCCATGACTGTTGAAGAGTTTGAAATGAATTGGAAAGAAATGGAGCTGAAGCATAGTTGTGGAAAACATGCTCACATTAAGCGCATGTGGGAGAATAGAGAGTACTTTGTTCCTGCTTATTTCCAAGAAGTGTTCTGCCCGTTCATTAGGTCTACCAGCAGAAGTGAGAGCTTCAATTCAAATTTCAAGGACTATGTTTTGCGAAAGGATACAATAGAAACTTTCCTTCGTCAGTATGAATTATTCCAGGAAAATGTGATGCACATAGAGGATCAAGATAGGTTCTTGTCTAATGAAAAAGTACCTATCATGTGGGGATATCAGCGGGTTGAGCGTCATGCAGCTGAAATTTACACCAGAGCTATATATACCAAGTTCTTGACTGAAATGTTAAATTCAACTGCTTTCGGGGTTAATGAGATTGTGAAGAATGAATCATATGAATTAAAGAGGAACTTTCCATACGAAAATCCAGAGTTTGACAGGGAAATCTTTGCTGTGCAAGTAAATCGAGAAAAGGAAGAATTTGTGTGCAATTGTGGGAAGTTTCAGAGGGATGGTATTCTTTGTTGCCACATCCTTAGATTGTTTACGCAGTTTGACATGCTCAAGATACCTGACCAGTATATTATTCCTAGATGGACTAGAGAATTTAGGGAGAAGGAATTGCAGAAACACAAGTCTAGTGCCCTTGGTATTAATGGAGAAGACCAGTCACACAATGCTGTCAGATATGCCATCATGATGAATACAGTGGGGGAGGTATGCTCTGACATAAGTCATGATTCACGTTTTTGTCAAGAGCTGATGGATGCAGTTAATGCTGTTCATAGTAAGTATCTTCTAGGCAAGCAACAAACTGCAGAAGGGGATAAAACTTATGAACAAACAGTGAACGAAGCATGTGTGAGTGAGCCTTTGAACGATCCTGCTGTAATAAACAACAAGTCAGTGAGGAAAGGGAACAGATTGAAGAGCCGATCCGAGAGAGAAGGGTGGAAAAAGGCTGCTGATAAACGGAAGAAATGTATTTGAAGATAATTATTGAATAGAATTAAGAAAGTGAATTAGAACTTGTTTACAATGGTTCATTTGAAAATGTGTTTCCATTTTTGAGGATTTTTATTTTTACCTAGAATTTTCTCTGTTTACAGTAGCAGTTTTGGTTTGATGGTTCACATAGTAGTATAATTAATGAGAATGGACAAAATACATTGAAAGGTTTTTGCCTGGTGTTATCACGTTTGAAATTTTTTTAGGTGTACATAGTTTATTTT encodes the following:
- the LOC123103468 gene encoding protein FAR1-RELATED SEQUENCE 5 isoform X2: MHKVIQCEKYDDVILIANDTGSEDVRNSYIDESGSTPAVIIVNTETLNGKNLCSTSTERGKDDVGHPSEQEQHYSEDACVPSDDCMSKKDSDDELTENESKPEEYLFPTPDEMENTSTPEVGKVFSSLEEAVRFVNIYAHISGFGIKKGRNYRNRKITICCCKSRKTEPNAAGVRKRRRNMVVRTNCQMHVTVSLQDGRWIITSQDLAHNHDLVCSPTLTKFFLSHRSMNEAEKLLSRLLQEHRIKPRKIMSIFRKLSGGKLGNITFDVKKLDNLKQEDREKRRNTDIEHTLEYIEKLQIDKPGFVYKAQRNASNSMLSLFWTDSRSRLDYLLFGDIISFDTTFSTNKYNMPFARLLELMATREQLFLVGPFCRMSRQTHLNGCLKLLLK
- the LOC123103468 gene encoding protein FAR1-RELATED SEQUENCE 1 isoform X1, giving the protein MGGKKPRVVLTDQDAAMKKAVPKVFPDAFHRFCIWHVRRKARENLGAYMSIKKGMEQDLDYCIMQSMTVEEFEMNWKEMELKHSCGKHAHIKRMWENREYFVPAYFQEVFCPFIRSTSRSESFNSNFKDYVLRKDTIETFLRQYELFQENVMHIEDQDRFLSNEKVPIMWGYQRVERHAAEIYTRAIYTKFLTEMLNSTAFGVNEIVKNESYELKRNFPYENPEFDREIFAVQVNREKEEFVCNCGKFQRDGILCCHILRLFTQFDMLKIPDQYIIPRWTREFREKELQKHKSSALGINGEDQSHNAVRYAIMMNTVGEVCSDISHDSRFCQELMDAVNAVHSKYLLGKQQTAEGDKTYEQTVNEACVSEPLNDPAVINNKSVRKGNRLKSRSEREGWKKAADKRKKCI